A genome region from Accipiter gentilis chromosome 13, bAccGen1.1, whole genome shotgun sequence includes the following:
- the TSC22D1 gene encoding TSC22 domain family protein 1 isoform X10, which translates to MNARCCRPVAMDLGVYQLRHFSISFLSSLLGTDNSSLRLDSSSSGASVVAIDNKIEQAMDLVKSHLMYAVREEVEVLKEQIKELIEKNSQLEQENTLLKTLASPEQLAQFQAQLQTGSPPSSSQSQGTTQQPAQPASQGSGPSA; encoded by the exons ATGAATGCCCGATGTTGTAGACCAGTGGCAATGGATCTAGGAGTTTATCAACTAAGACACTTCTCAATTTCTTTCTTATCGTCCTTGCTGGGCACCGACAACTCGTCCCTGAGGCTCGACAGTAG cTCCTCTGGTGCAAGCGTGGTAGCTATCGACAACAAAATCGAGCAAGCGATG GATCTGGTAAAGAGTCACTTGATGTATGCGGTAAGGGAGGAAGTGgaggtcctcaaagagcaaatCAAAGAGCTGATAGAGAAGAACTCCCAGCTGGAGCAAGAAAACACTCTGCTAAAAACACTTGCCAGCCCGGAGCAGCTTGCCCAGTTCCAAGCACAGCTGCAGACTGGTTCCCCGCCTTCCTCTTCCCAGTCACAAGGGACGACACAGCAGCCTGCTCAGCCGGCGTCACAGGGGTCAGGGCCTTCGGCGTAG
- the TSC22D1 gene encoding TSC22 domain family protein 1 isoform X13: MDLVKSHLMYAVREEVEVLKEQIKELIEKNSQLEQENTLLKTLASPEQLAQFQAQLQTGSPPSSSQSQGTTQQPAQPASQGSGPSA; this comes from the exons ATG GATCTGGTAAAGAGTCACTTGATGTATGCGGTAAGGGAGGAAGTGgaggtcctcaaagagcaaatCAAAGAGCTGATAGAGAAGAACTCCCAGCTGGAGCAAGAAAACACTCTGCTAAAAACACTTGCCAGCCCGGAGCAGCTTGCCCAGTTCCAAGCACAGCTGCAGACTGGTTCCCCGCCTTCCTCTTCCCAGTCACAAGGGACGACACAGCAGCCTGCTCAGCCGGCGTCACAGGGGTCAGGGCCTTCGGCGTAG
- the TSC22D1 gene encoding TSC22 domain family protein 1 isoform X12, giving the protein MLSCARAELGSHRLSPKDLVKSHLMYAVREEVEVLKEQIKELIEKNSQLEQENTLLKTLASPEQLAQFQAQLQTGSPPSSSQSQGTTQQPAQPASQGSGPSA; this is encoded by the exons ATGCTGTCTTGCGCCCGAGCAGAGTTGGGTTCCCACCGGCTCTCTCCGAAG GATCTGGTAAAGAGTCACTTGATGTATGCGGTAAGGGAGGAAGTGgaggtcctcaaagagcaaatCAAAGAGCTGATAGAGAAGAACTCCCAGCTGGAGCAAGAAAACACTCTGCTAAAAACACTTGCCAGCCCGGAGCAGCTTGCCCAGTTCCAAGCACAGCTGCAGACTGGTTCCCCGCCTTCCTCTTCCCAGTCACAAGGGACGACACAGCAGCCTGCTCAGCCGGCGTCACAGGGGTCAGGGCCTTCGGCGTAG